GCGGGCGCGCATGGGAAGGCTAGCTCAGCAGGCCGTACAAAGGTTCGGGGGAGGGGTTTTTGTCCAGAGTTGGCGGGGGTTTTATGGCGCTTTGGGCTAGGGTGTGGTCCCTCCTTCTTTGGGGCTACCTTTTGTTTGGTAGGAGCTTTGCGTACCTGGGCATTCCCCCTCTTTTTATAGGGGAGATAGCGTTGGGGGCCTTTTTCCTATCTAGGCCGGGCGCGGTTTTGGGTCGGTGGGTTTCCTGGCTTGCGGCCCGACGGGTAAATCCGCTTTCAAGCTTAGCCTGGGCTTTGACGATCTTTCTCTTTTATGGGCTATTCCAAGCGTTTGTTGGACTGGCGAGAGGTTATGATATCCTTTCTACTCTGCAAAATCTAGCTTTTAATGTTTATCCCCTTTATCTTTTCTTGGGACTAGCCGTTGGTTTGCGGTATCCTTCCCTTCTTCGGAAGGCCATCTGGTGGCTTGCTTGGTTTAATGGTCTTTATGGAGTTTTGTATGTTTTGGTTCTAAACCGCATAGACCTTTTTCTGCCTTGGGCACCTGATGTACCTTTATTTGGTCAACCCTCCGGTTCGTTTGTGGCTTTGATGGGGCTTGTGGCATTTGAGCCTAGACTTCACCGCTCTTGGCTCCCCCTCTTGCTCAACACCTTCGTTCTCCTGGGCGTACAGGTACGGGGGGAGTGGTTAGCCTTCGTCTTGGCTTTAGCCGTTTGGGCCTTTTTAAGAGGTCGCCTCCTTCGGCTTACTATACTCAGTACGGGCGTGCTCTTCCTCTTGATTGCTTTCTATGCTGCCGATTTACGGCTTCCGGCTCCAGAGCAACGGGGAGGAGAAATTTCGGTTCGGGGGATTGTTGCCCGGGTGGTGGCTCCTTTTAATCCTGACGTTGCAGTGGAATTGGTAGGTGAGGAAGCCTATAGCCTAGCGGGTACGATCGTGGGGTGGCGGATTCCCTGGTGGATGGAAATCTGGCATGCTGTACACGCTGATTTCATCACTGCCCTCTTGGGATTGGGCTATGGGTATCCTTTGTGGAGCTTGTTTCCTGTAATCCCAGAGGGTGTGAGGACGCCTCACAATATCTTTTTTTACACTTTGGGCTATACAGGATGGTTGGGGGTCCTTCTGTTTGCATTTTTTCTTGCGAGTTTACTCGTGGCGCTTTATAGAGCAACGTGGCGGAGCTTAAGTGGAGAACTTGCTTTTGTATTAAGTTGCGGCTTTATTGGTAGCTCATTTTTTGGCAATTTTTTTGAAACCCCGTTTGGCGCCATTCCCTTTTTCTTATTGACGGGTTTCGGCTTAGCCCCGTTAGTTGCGAATAGGTAGGAGGCATGTTGCTCTTAAAAGTACACACCCACTACCAGCAACCCGGCGGTGAAGACCAGGTCTTTAGCACCGAGGTAGCCATCCTGCGTCAGCGAGGCCACCATGTGGTGGACCTCACCTTCCACAACCAGGAACTGGACCGCATGCCCCCCTGGCGGCAGGGCGCGGTGACCCTATGGAACCAGGAGGCCTACCGCCGAGTGATGGAGATCATCCGAGCGCACCGCCCGGATCTGGTCCACGTCCACAACACGTTCCCCCTGGCTTCTCCTGCTGTGGTGCACGCCGCCAAGGCAGAGGGGGTGCCGGTGGTGATGACCTTGCACAACTACCGCCTTCTTTGCGTGAATGCCCTCCTCTTCCGCCATGGGCAGGTGTGCGAGGCCTGTATGGGCCGGCTTCCTTGGCGGGGGGCGCTTTACGGGTGTTATAGGAAAAGCCGGGCGGCGAGCGCGGTAGTAGGGGGTATGATTGCGCTCCACCGGGCCCTTGGTACGTGGAACCTTGTGGACCGCTTTATCGCCCTCACGGAGTTCGGACGACAGAAGTTCATCGAGGGGGGCTTCCCGCCGGAGAAAATTGTGGTGAAGCCTAACTTTGTCCACCCCGACCCCGGGCCCGGAGAGGGGCGCGGGGGGTACGCCCTCTTTGTGGGTCGGCTCTCTCCGGAAAAAGGTCTGGGAACGCTCCTTAGGGCCTGGGAGCGCCTGGGAGGAAAGATGCACTTGAAAATCGTGGGGGACGGCCCCTTAGCCCCGGAGGTCCAGGA
The window above is part of the Thermus islandicus DSM 21543 genome. Proteins encoded here:
- a CDS encoding O-antigen ligase family protein, translated to MTIFLFYGLFQAFVGLARGYDILSTLQNLAFNVYPLYLFLGLAVGLRYPSLLRKAIWWLAWFNGLYGVLYVLVLNRIDLFLPWAPDVPLFGQPSGSFVALMGLVAFEPRLHRSWLPLLLNTFVLLGVQVRGEWLAFVLALAVWAFLRGRLLRLTILSTGVLFLLIAFYAADLRLPAPEQRGGEISVRGIVARVVAPFNPDVAVELVGEEAYSLAGTIVGWRIPWWMEIWHAVHADFITALLGLGYGYPLWSLFPVIPEGVRTPHNIFFYTLGYTGWLGVLLFAFFLASLLVALYRATWRSLSGELAFVLSCGFIGSSFFGNFFETPFGAIPFFLLTGFGLAPLVANR
- a CDS encoding glycosyltransferase, which translates into the protein MLLLKVHTHYQQPGGEDQVFSTEVAILRQRGHHVVDLTFHNQELDRMPPWRQGAVTLWNQEAYRRVMEIIRAHRPDLVHVHNTFPLASPAVVHAAKAEGVPVVMTLHNYRLLCVNALLFRHGQVCEACMGRLPWRGALYGCYRKSRAASAVVGGMIALHRALGTWNLVDRFIALTEFGRQKFIEGGFPPEKIVVKPNFVHPDPGPGEGRGGYALFVGRLSPEKGLGTLLRAWERLGGKMHLKIVGDGPLAPEVQEAQKRIPGVEWLGRKAPEEVYALMGEAAFLVFPSEWYETFGRVAIEAFAKGTPVLAAHIGAVGEVTEDGRTGLHFRPGDPEDLAAKVEWLLARPTELARMRKEARAEYEAKYTAERNYELLMAIYRGVLEGRQ